The Achromobacter deleyi region TTTTTTCTGTCAGACGCCTTCGCCGCCTGATGCCCCCCTTTAACCGGCAGCCGAGCGCTCAATGACGCAGGCAACCGTGCAGCCCAGGAAGGGACCCTCAAGTACATGCCAACACTACGCCGGCTACTTCTATGCTCCGCCCTTCTGATCGGCTTCATCCTGCTCGGCGCCCAGGCGCTGGGGATGCTGGCGGCGCACCGCTACCTGAACGCGCAACTGGCGCAGCAAAGTGAAGCGGGCGTCAATGCGCTGGCGTGGGCCCTGTCCCATGGCGCAGTCAGCACGGACGAACAAGCCGAGCTCGCGGACGAACTGTTCGGACAAGGCTTGTATGCCCTGGTGCGCATTACCAACGACGGGAATGCGGCCAGCATCGAACGGCGCGTGCGTACGGACGGCGCCGGAAGGGAACGCAACTGGCGCAACGCGTGGCTCAACATGGAAGCCCCGGCGGTATCCCGGCCCTTCGCCACGGCAGACGGCCGGGCAAAAGGCACCATAACGGTGCAAGCGGACGCGCGGCTGGCGCGCGACACGCTGTGGCAAGGCGGCATGAGGGTGCTGGGCCTGGTATTGGCCGCCGCCGTCTTCTGGGCACTTTTCGCCGTCAACCTCGTCCGCTGGATAGAAGCGCGCACCTCGCGCGACATCTGCGAGCGCGTACGCGCCCTGGCCCCAGGCGACGATACGCAATTGACCGGATCGTGCGAACTGGCGGGAGTGGATCAGGCTCTGGTCGATGCGCAACGCCGGGTGGCCGCCACCGTACAGGAACAGAACGCCCGGATAGAGTCCCTGCAGAGCGAGATCTACCGGGACCCCATCACCCGCTTGTCCAACCGCAAGCATTTCATCGACCAATTCAGGCAGGCGCTGACGGACAAGACCGCCGACGCGGGGGGGCACCTGCTGATGATCCGCCAGCGCGACCTGGCGCAGATCAACCGGCATCTGTCGCGCGCTTTCACCGACCAGTGGCTGCGTTCCTCGTCCGAGCGGCTGCGCAAGCTGGTCGCGGAATTCGGCGGGCCCACCGCGCAGCTTGCCCGCATCAGCGGATCTGACTTCGCGCTGCTTCTCCCGCGCACCTCCGCGCCGCAGGCCAGCCTGCTGGCCGAGCGCGTGCGGCGCGAACTGCGTTCGCTGCGGGTGCCGATGGACAAGTACGGCTGGTGCCGCTGGGCGTTGGCCATGGCGGCCTTCGCGCCGGGCGACAACATGAGCGACACGCTGGCGCGGCTGGATCACGCGCTGATGTGCGCCGAAAGCGCCGACGACGATCAGATCACGCCGGCCAGCCAAGCGGCCGACAGTACCCGCATCGGCGAATACAGCTGGCACGATGCCCTGGTCACGGCCCTGGAGCAGCATCGGTTCTCGCTGTCGGCACAGCCCCTGCACGACGTGTCCGGCACGCTGCTGCATCATGAAGCCAGCCTGACTCTCCACGACATCTCCGGCACGGATCCGGTGCCCGCCTCCATCTTCATGCCGCCCGCCGTGCGCCT contains the following coding sequences:
- a CDS encoding bifunctional diguanylate cyclase/phosphodiesterase, with the protein product MPTLRRLLLCSALLIGFILLGAQALGMLAAHRYLNAQLAQQSEAGVNALAWALSHGAVSTDEQAELADELFGQGLYALVRITNDGNAASIERRVRTDGAGRERNWRNAWLNMEAPAVSRPFATADGRAKGTITVQADARLARDTLWQGGMRVLGLVLAAAVFWALFAVNLVRWIEARTSRDICERVRALAPGDDTQLTGSCELAGVDQALVDAQRRVAATVQEQNARIESLQSEIYRDPITRLSNRKHFIDQFRQALTDKTADAGGHLLMIRQRDLAQINRHLSRAFTDQWLRSSSERLRKLVAEFGGPTAQLARISGSDFALLLPRTSAPQASLLAERVRRELRSLRVPMDKYGWCRWALAMAAFAPGDNMSDTLARLDHALMCAESADDDQITPASQAADSTRIGEYSWHDALVTALEQHRFSLSAQPLHDVSGTLLHHEASLTLHDISGTDPVPASIFMPPAVRLGLSAECDIQAIRLGLDWLFTHDGALTVPVSLASLAQGSFLSRLERMLADRPALTLRLIIEVDAAGLVEQGADLRQLCDIVTGAGARVGISRLSQQFGAMEHLHEFPVSYLTLCGSFIAGLLHSPGSQHLTATVVATAMTLDMAVYAADVPDTATQFVLEEIGVRAIRGAVVNFAHAHDLAHDHQWVPS